The region ATTGATTGGAAACATGTTTTTGTTGCTCCACATTTATATCTCGAACATCGTTATAAAGATGAATGGGATTATGAATTGGAGAATGATTATGATATGCCTCCTGAAATCAAGGAACGTTTTCTTAATTCATCACAAGAGTCTTTTATCGTTCGCGACCGCTATTTGAATTGTTTGCGCAAGGGCTTAAAGCCGCAGGTGGTGATTGACGAATCCATTGAAGATCATTTTGCACGCATTAAGGATAATGCTTCAGAGTTTGATGAAGCTTTTGAATTGTATAATTTGCTTACCGAGGAAATGAAGTACCGTGTTAAACAATTCGGTAAGTGTATAAATGCAACAAATAATTATACCGACTGGCAATATCAATCTTATTCGAGTAAGTTGCGCCGTCGTATCATGAATTTTTACGCTGAGTAAATGAATCCTTTCAAATTGTATAAAATAGCCGGCATGTTGAGTATTGTGTTCGGTGTATTGGGTGCTGTATGTTTGGTAAACATCCGTACGGTGCCGGCTGCGTTATTATTGGCTGTTACGGGATTTATTTTTGCAGGCATTAATATTTTTATTGATGCTAAATATGAAATCCATGATCGGAAATTTCCCTTGGGTTATATAGGAATGATTTTAAGTTCGCTGCCTGTTTTATTTTTACTAGCGTTTATTTTTCTGCGCCGCTGAAAACTGTCAATAAATATTTATCACTCATAAAATTTAGCCATACGGTTTTTGCACTACCCTTTGCTATCATTGGTTTTTGCCTGGCAATTTATTCCGGTAAAGCCGAGTTCAGTTGGGGGAAATTAGGATTAGTCTTGTTGTGTATGGTTACAGCACGAAGTGCCGCTATGGCATTTAACCGTTATATCGACAGGCATTTTGATTCTAAAAATCCGCGCACCGCTATTCGTGAAATACCGGCAGGACAAATTAAAGCGAGTTCAGCACTAATTTTCACCATCAATAGTTCAGTGCTTTTTATGGTGAGTGCATATTTTATCAATCCTCTTTGTTTTTATTTATCGCCGGTGGCATTGTTCGTTGTTCTGGGTTACAGCTACACTAAACGTTTCACCCCTTTGTGTCATTTAATTTTAGGCTTAGGTTTAGGTTTAGCGCCCATCGGAGCCTATTTGGCCTTAACGGAGCAATTTGATGTATTGCCAATACTTTTTTCGGTATTAGTGTTCTTTTGGGTAGGTGGATTTGATATCATTTTTGCGTTGCAGGACGAGGAGTTTGATCGGAGTCAGGGTTTAAAATCAATCCCCGTTTTAATGGGTAAGGCAAAGGCTTTGCGTTTATCGGAAGCCATGCATGTTGTTTCGGCGGTTTTGGTGATTTTAGCCTACAATTTCGGTGGTTTTTCCTGGCTTTATATCTGTGGTGCATTGGTGTTTATCGGCTTATTAATCTATCAGCATTTAATTGTTAAGCCTAATGATTTAAGCCGTGTGAATTTGGCATTTGGCACCAGTAATGGCATTGCCAGTGTTATTTTCGGGGTATTCGTTTGTCTCGATATTTTCCTTCTGTAAATATTCGATTAAATCGCCTTTTTTCGCCCTCAATTATTTTTCCTCACATTAAAAATAACCCTAAATTTGTTGCTCAATCTTCATTTATGGAAGTAAAAGATATCAAAGAAACCAATCTGGTTCAAAACCCCGTAATTGCTCAAATGATGTTAAACAATCATGAGCAAATTGTTTTTTGTAATGATAATGCAACAGGCCTTAAAGCCATTATTGCCATTCACAATACTGTATTAGGTCCGTCATTAGGCGGTACCCGTATGTGGAATTACAATAACGAAATGGAGGCGTTGAATGATGTACTTCGTTTATCGCGTGGGATGACGTATAAGTCTTCAGTAGCGGGATTAAATTTAGGCGGTGGAAAAGCTGTTATTATTGGTGATGCAAAAAAAGTAAAAAACGAAGCTTTATTGCGTCGCTTCGGTAAGTTTGTGGATAGCCTTGGCGGTAAATACATAACCGCAGAGGATGTTGCCATGAGCAGCCGCGATATGGAAATTATTCACATGGAAACAGAATTTGTAAGCGGTTTACCTGAGAATATGGGAGGTAGTGGAGATCCTTCACCTGTAACAGCCTATGGTGTTTATGTGAGTATGAAGGCTAGTGCGAAAGAAACTTGGGGAAGTGATAGTTTATCAGGAAAAAAAGTATTAGTGCAAGGTATCGGACATGTTGGAGAAAGTTTAGTGAGTCATTTAACTAAAGAAGGCGCAAAAGTTTATATTAACGATATCAGCGAAGAGCGCGTGAAGGATGCTGTAAAAAAATACAAAGCGGAAGCTGTTAGCGCCGATACAATGTTTGATTTGGATATTGATATTTATGCTCCTTGTGCTTTAGGTGCTACTGTGAATGATGATACTTTAAATCGTTTAAAATGTAAGGTGATTTGCGGTGCTGCAAATAACCAATTGGCTGATGAGAAAAAACACGGCGAGGCTGTTGGCAAAAAGGGAATTTTGTATGCGCCTGACTATGTTGTAAACGCCGGTGGAATCATCAATGTGTATTATGAATTGGAAGGATATAACCGTGAGAGAGCAATGGCACATGCCGAAAAAATTTATGAAAATACATGGAATGTTATTCAGACTGCAAAGGCTGAAGGAATTCCAACTTACATGGCTGCAAATGTTTTAGCTGAGAAGAGAATAGAAGCTATTGCACGAATTAATGCCGTACTCTAATTGAAATAACCGAACTTAATTTATTTAAACCGTTCTTTATGCTAAACCGTCGTTTCCTCCGTATTAAAGTAATGCAAATGCTGTATTCTTATTATCAGCATGAAAATGCCGATATGGCTGCATTTGAAAAGGAATTATTTAAAAGTTTAGATAAAGTATATAGTTTGTACCTCACTATTCTGGCTTTATTTACCGACTTGCATCACACTGCTTATTTAGTGATCGATGAGAATAAGAATAAACGCTTGCCTTCAAAGGAAGACTTAAATCCTAATCTCAAGTTTGTAAATAATACTTTGCTTGTAGCTCTTTCAGAAAGCGCAACGCTTAAAAAAGAATTAGAAAGACAAAAAATTTCATGGCAAACAGATTTTGATTTGGTAAGAAAGCTATTTACTGAAATTCGTAATTCGGAAGATTATAAGTCTTACATGGCGGGCGGCGAGAATACCGTTAAAGAAGATCGCGATTTTTTAGTGAATCTAATTTTAAATCATTTGGGTGAGCATGATTTATTGAATCATTTGTTTGAAGATAAAAATATTCATTGGGCCGACGATACCTTTTTAGCCTTTAATTCTGTAATAAGAACATTTGAAACTTTTGAAGGTAAGTTTGTATTGATGCCTTTACTGAAAGACGGAGAAGACGATACGAAATTTGTTTCATCGCTTTTCCGTAAAACAATTCAGTATAACAGCTCTTACGAAGAGTTAATTAAAAATCACACCAAGAATTGGGAAATGGATCGTATCGCCAGCATGGATATGTTGCTGATGAAAATGGCAATTGCTGAAATCTTGCATATTCCAAGTGTTCCTGTAAAAGTTTCTCTGAACGAATACATCGATATCTCCAAAGAATACAGCACACCTAACAGCAAAACGTTTGTGAATGGTGTACTTGATAAAATTATTGCCGAATTAAAACGCGACAATAAAATTGAGAAGGCAGGTAGAGGTTTACAAGAATAATTTTACTTAAAGTGTTGATACATTGTTAACACTAAAATTCCGCTTAAAATTTATTTTTTCTAATATTATCCTTGACTAAACAGCAAGTGTTTTGCTTTAGTTATTTATAATTATGAAGAAATTTTTAATCATTCTGTTTTTTGCTTTTGTATGTAATTTGGTTAATGCTCAAAAAGACAAGCAACCGATTACAGATGCAATGTTCGAAGACTTACCAAAGGTTTTACTCACAGAAATAAACCGTTTCCGTAAAGAAAAAGGATTAGATACGCTTGAATACAGTCAGATGTTATCAGAAGCGGCTGCTTCCAGTGTCGAATCATTTGAGGGAGGCGGACAACCAAAAGTAGATCCAAAGAAAACAAAGAAAAATTTAAAAAGTGTTGGCGCAACGAACAAAGGCGAAGAATTATTAATGAATGCCCCTGTAAGTAAGGGCCGTGATAATTATTCTACAGCCGACGTGGCTAAGGTAATTTACACACGATGGGAAAATAATAAGAAGGATTTACCGGTGGTGCTAAATCCGAAATATGTTTATGCGGGAATCAGTTACCTTATTAGTGATGATGGTAAAAAGGTTTATGCCAGTGCCATATTAGGCGGCTATGATATTGTGAACACCGGGGTAGAGCATAAGAAAGAGTTGAAGGTGCCTTATAATACGAAATCAAAAAAGATGAAGGCGCCCGATCAAAAGGCATGTAAGAATTGCGATAAATGGAAAAATTACGATTTGCTTCAACGTGGTGTTTATGAGAATAACGGAAAAATTTACGTGAAATATCATAGCATTAAGGAATTAAAGCGCCTGCTCAAAAAACCTAAAGATGGAATTGCGATTGATGTCGTACAGCGCGCTCAATATGAAAAGCCTGAATACAATATTGTGGATAACAATCTTTACAACAAAGGTGTAATGACTAAAGTTGTATACAAGGATAAGTTCTTCAAGAAAAATTTAGTGAAGCCCGATCCAACTAATAAGAAGAAAAAGCGTGTGACCAGTATCGAAGTGGAACTTGGTAAGTTTAACAAGAATATTAAAGGTCCGTTTGAGTTTAATTTAATTATTGTTCAGGATGGAAAAATTTGCCGAACGGTAACGCGTGCTTATTTAGAAGACGGAGATCCGGAGAGTAACACACCAATCGGAATTTTACCTGCGCCTGATACGAAAGGATTGAAACCGCCTTTTGTGCCTCGCTCCGAAAGTTCTATTATCAATTTCACAATTCCGTTCGCAAAAAATAAATATGAATTTAAACCGGAAGACATCCAGCCATTAATCAACGCTTTAAACGAGCCTGATTTTATTATTGAAGGTTTATACATTTATGCCTATTCTTCAATCGAGGGCGACTCCGTTTCCAACGCGAAGTTGCAACGTAAGAGAGCAGAGAGTGTGTCTAATGTATTGCAGCAACGTCAGAGTTTAAAAATCACACCGGTGATTGAAACACGCGACAGTTGGAATTTATTCATGCTGGAAAATGAAGATGGCAAGTATGCCGATTTAGTGGCGATGGGTAAGAAAAAGTGCATCGACAAAATTAATGGCGATAAAAAATTAATGGACGAATTGGAGCCGATTTTAGCGCGTGAACGTTTCGCTCAAATTATCATGGATGTTACTTATGATGTGAGTGGTAATAAAGAACAAAAATATAGTACGGTTACTTTTAACCGCTCATTAAAAAGCAATGATCAAAACAAAGCTTACAAAATTATGGAGTATATCCATAAACAAGTTAATGATAAAAAATATTCAGCGGGAGCTTTGGATAGTTTAGAGATTCCGAATGAAGCTAAGTATGTGAACATGATGAATAATAAGGTTCATTATCTTTTCCTGTTGAATGGAAGGAATGTGGAGGATGAAGATTACGACGAGATTAATCGTTTGTTGGCAATGGCTCCGGATAATGAAATTTTAAAATACAATAAAATGTATTGTTCTATTAAGTTGGATAGCGCTATTGTTAAGCCGGAAGATCAAGCCAAAATGCAGCAAAATATTGATGAGTTGTATAAAACTAAAATTGATAAAAAATACATTGACGGTTTAAACATCGAATGGCAATTTAAATTAATGGATGTGTTGGATACGTCGGAATCTCCGGTTGCAGAGGCCGCAATTGCAGCTTGTATCGAACGGATTAAAGCTTTTTATGATATTAAATCTGCCAGCTGGCAAAACGCACTTAAGTTAGGTTATGTTTTTGCCAGAGCTAAAGATTATAAATACGCATCTAATGTTTTAGAGCCTTACGTGAACGAACGTGCCGATGAAAATTTAATTTTTGCTTACATCAGCATCGCTTCGCATTTACCTGAGAAATTTTACTCTCGCAGTTTTGCCAACGCTTTGAGTTATGCAAAGAGTCGCAATCCGGATCGTTATTGTAAATTATTCGGAGAACCTTACATGAGTTTTCAGGTATTAGATAACCCGGTGATTAAAAAAGAATATATGGAATCGGGTTGTAAACCTAATCAGTAATTTCTTTGTACTCCAATAAATTGACAGGTTCCAGATTCATCAACTTTCTTCGGTCGTTTAAATCGGATAGTTTTTTTACAGGGTAATAAATGGGTTTATAATCCTTCCCTGTTTTAAATTGGGTACCGTATAGTTGATAACCGTATTTAGCTACCAAATATTTATCTTCAAAAAAAGCAAAGTCACGTAAAGTAATTTCTCCTTTTAAAGCCGCGCTCCTAAAAAGTTCAATGTGTTTTTCTTTAATGTGAGCAGGCGCAAAACTGATGATATAAAAAATAACACCGTTGTTTTCGCCCACCAATTTTTTTTCAGGATAACCAAAGCGTGTGGTGATTCCATCAATGCGAGCATAAATAAGCGAATCATTTTCTTTTTGGAGTCTTAAAACACTTTTGTATTCCTCTGATTTAACACCGTATTTGTTATAAGTCGTTTGTAAAGTATCTCTATATTTATGAAAATCACGATCCAGTTTAATAAGTTCGGCGGCTAACGAATCATAAACTTCGGTTCCGGATTTTAATTTGATATCCTCTCGCATTAACGTTCCGTTTTCAAAGTAACTTATCTTTTGTAATTGTCCGGCTTCATTATAAAAATACCAGGGACCATAATAATAAAAATGAAGTTTTATGCTGTCATTGACGATACGCGCGCGTCCTTTAACGGCTTGTTTGCCATTGGGGTGAAAATAATTAATTCTGATTTTGTCTTTTTTGTAATATTCAATCCGTTCTTTTTCACCTTTCATGGTATTGTATACCCATTTGCCTTTTTGTACTCCTTTTTTAAACCGGCCCTTCGTTAGAATTATTTTTTTATCCGCATCGGCATAAGTAACCCAATAACCATGTTGCTGACCATTTTTGAAACGGTTATGTTTCAATAAACTACAGGAGTTAAAAATAAGTAAGCTAAAAAGCAGAAATCCCGCGAATAAGTGTCTGAATTGAATCATATTAATTTGGTATTGTTGCGGGAAGGCACTGCAATTTAAGCATAATGCACTTTAAATAAAAGGAGGTATTTTTTAACCATTTATTTACAGAAAGGTGGGGCTTTTTCATATTTCCCTATCTTTGCGCATCTTAAAAATCAAACTATGTCATATATCCATTCAATTACAGCCCGTCAAATATTAGATTCGAGGGGAAATCCAACAGTTGAAGTTGATGTTATTACCGAAAATGGAGTTGTGGGTCGTGCAGCGGTTCCATCAGGAGCCTCTACAGGAACACATGAAGCCGTTGAATTACGTGATAACGATAAAACTCAGTACATGGGCAAAAGCGTTAATCGCGCCGTGAATAATGTAAACACGGTTATCAATGAAAGCTTAAAAGGTGCTTATGTATTGGATCAATCGGATATAGATGCTCGTTTAATTGAATTAGACGGTAGTGAGAACAAAGCGAATTTAGGAGCCAATGCCATTTTAGGTGTTTCATTGGCAGCGGCAAAAGCGGCGGCTCAGGAAACCGGTATGCCTTTGTATCGTTATGTAGGAGGTGTTAATGCCAACTTATTACCGATACCGATGATGAACATATTAAATGGTGGTGCGCATGCTGATAATGGTATCGATTTTCAGGAATTTATGATTATGCCGGTTGGCGCTGAGTCATTTAGTGAGGGATTACGTATGGGAACCGAAATCTTCCATCATTTAAAAGCGGTACTTAAGTCACAAAAATTGGCAACCAATGTGGGTGATGAAGGTGGATTTGCTCCTGATTTTAAGAGTAATGAAGATGCGATTAAGGCGGTAATGCAAGCTATTGAAAAAGCAGGATATAAGCCCGGAGAAGATATTTATATTGCGATGGATGCGGCTTCTTCAGAATTTTACGATGCGAAAGAAAAAGTTTATCATTTTAAAAAATCAACCGGCGATAAATTAACCAGTGAGCAAATGGTGAGTTATTGGGCTGAATGGTGCAAAAAATACCCTATCATTTCAATTGAGGATGGATTTGCTGAAGATGATTGGGCCGGCTGGTCAAAAATGACTCAAGCAATGGGTGATAAAATCCAATTGGTGGGTGATGATTTGTTTGTAACTAACTCTCAACGTCTTGCAAAAGGTATCAACGAGGGTGTGGCTAATTCAATCCTTGTGAAAGTGAACCAAATCGGTACTTTAACCGAAACTATTCAGGCAGTCACCATGGCTCATATGCATTCTTATACCTCAGTTATGAGTCACAGAAGCGGTGAAACAGAAGATACTACTATTGCTGATTTGGCGGTGGCATTGGGTTGCGGACAAATTAAAACGGGTTCTGCTTCACGCAGTGATAGGATCGCAAAATACAATCAATTATTAAGAATTGAAGAACAATTAGGCGATTCGGCACGTTATTTAGGAAGTGCCTTTAGATTTGCAAAATAATTCATTTAAAACCCCTTCAAATCGAAGGGGTTTTTTGTTTATGGAAGCTTAAAAATCACTTCACTCAAAAAAAGGATTATTTAAGATAAATTTATTTGTTTATTCTTTCTCAGTAGCTAAATTTACGTAGTTAAAACTTCAAAAAATGGACAGATTAAAGGAAAAATTCCGTGAGAAAGCTACAGTGCTTTCAGCAGACATAAAAGATATTATTAAAAATCACGGAGACCTTAAAATAGGAGAGATTACCGTTGCGCAAGTTTACCAAGGTATGCGCGGTATGTTAGGCATGGTTACCGAAACTTCTAAATTGGATCCGGAAGAAGGTATCCGTTTCAGAGGATATTCTATTCCTGAATTACGTAAACAATTACCAAAAGCTCCGGGTGGAACTGAACCATTACCGGAAGGAATATTTTATTTAATGTTAGTTGGCGAATTACCAACTCAGGAAGATGTTAGCTTCATCACTAACGAATGGATGAAACGTAGTCACGTTCCTAAACATGTTTTTGATGTTATCGAAAAATTACCTGTGGATACGCATCCAATGACACAATTTGTAGTGGGTATTATGGCTATGCAAACCGAAAGTGTATTTGCAAAAGCGTATGCAAAAGGTATTAATAAAAAAGATTATTGGGATTACGTGTATGAAGATTCAATGAATCTGATTGCGCGTTTACCTCGCATTGCAGCTTATATTTATCGTCGTAAATATAAAGGCGGCGTACATATTGAACCGGATCCGAAATTAGATTGGGCAGCAAACTTTGCTCATATGTTAGGATACGAAGCATTTGATATGAAACGTTTGATGCGTTTGTATTTAACTATTCACGTTGACCATGAAGGAGGAAACGTTTCTGCGCACACTACTCACTTGGTTGGTTCGGCTTTAAGCGATCCTTATTTAGCTTTCGCAGCCGGTATGAATGGATTAGCAGGTCCGTTACACGGTTTAGCAAATCAGGAAGTATTAGCGTGGATCATGGAATTAAAAGAAACTTTAGGTGGTGGTTTACCAACTAAAGAACAAATTGCGGAATACATCAAGAAAACATTAACAGAAGGAAAAGTTGTACCAGGTTATGGTCATGCAGTTTTACGTAAAACCGATCCTCGTTTTTCAGCGCAACAAGATTTCTATCGTACATATATAAAACATGATGATATTTGTGAAATCGTACAAATGATTTACGAAGTGGCTCCTCCGATTTTAGAAGCAACAGGTAAAATCAAAAATCCATGGCCAAACGTAGATGCGCATTCAGGTGCGTTGTTAGTTCACTATGGTATGTACGAATATGATTTCTACACTGTGTTATTTGGTGTGAGTCGCGCTTTAGGTGTGTTAGCGAGTTTGATTTGGGATCGCGCAACCGGTTCTCCAATTGAGCGTCCGGGTTCTACAACTACCGAAGCAATTAAAGCAAAAATAAAAGCAGCTCAAGAAGCAAAAAAAGCATAATACAAACCCCGGCTTAGGTCGGGGTTTTTTGATTGAAGGAATACTTATAAATGAAAATTATTTTGAACGATACCATAACGGCCCTCGCCACTCCGCATGGAAGTGGTGCTATCGCTGTTATTCGTTTAAGCGGGAAAAAATCGTTTGAAATCATTGATAAGGTTTTTTTCGATAAAGAATTTAAATCAAAAAAGGTTGCAGAGCAAAAAGGATATACCATTCATTTTGGAATTATTGCCGAAAGCGATATTGTAATTGATGAGGTATTGGTAAGTGTGTTTAGAAATCCGCATTCTTATACAGGGGAAGATAGTGTTGAAATTTCTTGTCACGGCTCCGTGTACATTCAGCAGCAGATTTTGCAATTGTTGTTAAAGCATGGTGCAAGAATGGCCAATCCGGGTGAGTTTACTTTGCGTGCTTTTCTGAATGGGAAATTTGATTTGTCGCAAGCGGAAGCGGTTGCCGATTTGATAGCGAGTAATTCAGGATTATCCCATCAGGTAGCCATGCAACAAATGCGTGGAGGTTTTTCAAATAAGATAAAAATACTGCGCGATCATTTGGTAAACTTTGCCTCGCTGGTAGAGTTAGAATTAGATTTTAGCGAGGAGGATGTTGAATTTGCTGATAGAGCAGATTTAAAAAAATTAGTTCACAGTATTATCGGAATTATTGAGAAGTTGGTGATGAGTTTTGAAGTGGGGAATGTAATTAAGAATGGAATTCCGGTAGCCATTGTTGGAAAACCCAATGCAGGTAAGTCGACTTTATTAAATGTTTTATTAGAAGACGACAGAGCAATTGTAAGCGATATTCCGGGAACCACACGCGATACCATCGAAGATGAAATGATTATTGATGGCGTTTTGTTTAGATTCATTGACACTGCAGGCATCAGAACCACGACCGATGTGATTGAGCAAATAGGAGTAAATAAAGCTTTTGATGCCATAAAAAAATCTGCCATTGTTATTTATTTATTTGATGCGCATGAAATCAGCAGCGGCGATTTAAAATTAGAAATCGATTTAATTAAAGAGCATATCGGTAATTCTCAATTGGTAATTGTTGCCAATAAAATCGATGTTGAGAATCTCGGGGATTTGAAAAAAGAGTTTGCATCATATGATGTTATTTATATTTCTGCCAAAGAGCATAAAAATATCAATGAATTAAAACAAAAACTGGTAGGGCTTTTTGATGCCAGAACAGTGAATACTACTGAAACCATTGTAACCAACGCCCGCCATGTAGATTCATTAAAACGGGCAAACTCGGCCCTAAAAAAAGTAATAGCCGGTTTAGATTCCGGAATTGCGGGCGATTTACTGGCTGTTGAGATAAGGTATGCTTTGGATGAGTTAGGCAGTATAACCGGTGAGGTAACGAATGAAGACCTCCTGGATTCGATATTTACACGTTTCTGTATAGGGAAATAAGCATCAGTTTTAATCGCTTAAATTCTCTATAATTCGACGAATTAATTTATTACCCTCTTGACTTTCGAAGCTCGTTTTTGTATCATTACTATAAATTTAAACCCCTTTAGTAATGAAAAAATCAATACTAACATTAATTAGTGCTTTAGCTATTACATCTTTAATCGCTCAACAAGATTGGCGCGAAATGATGCAAGATCCTAATGCCAATTTCTATGATATCAAAAAAGCAGCGGATGCTTATTGGAGTACACACGATAAAGACGAAAAAGGTAGCGGTTATAAACCATACAAACGTTGGGAAGCTTTTATGGAGCCTCGTGTTTATCCTTCTGGAAACATGTATTTAGCGAGTCAAACTTGGGCTAATTACGAAACATTTTTAAATCAAAATGCGTCTACTGCAAAGCAAGGCAACAACATGATTGCTTCTTCAACCTGGACACCAATGGGGCCATTTGGAGCCATGACAGGTTCAGCTTGCGGATTACCTCGTAAGGCAGGTCGTGATAATTTTATCACATTCCATCCAACTACTCCAACTACTTATTGGGTGGGAGCTCCCGCCGGAGGTTTATGGAAAACCACCAATGATGGTGCTTCATGGACGACTAATACTGATAATTTGTCTGTTATAGGTTGTTCTGATTTAGCAATTGATCCAACAAATACTAATATCATGTACCTAGCCACCGGAGATGGTAATGCAGGCGATACCTACTGTATTGGTGTATTGAAATCAACCGATGGTGGTAATACATGGAATACAACAGGATTAACCTGGACAGTCAATCAACAAAGAGCGATGCGTCGATTGATTATTAACCCACTGAATCCACAGGTTTTAATCGCCGCATCAAGTGCAGGTATTTGGCGTACGGCCAACGGTGGCACAACGTGGACTCAAGTAAGTACAATTAATGCCTACGATGTTGAATTTAAGCCCGGCGATCCTAATACAGTTTATGCAGGCGGTGGCGCTACAGGTACAACACATAGTTTTTACTTGTCAACTAACGGAGGAACTTCCTTCGGAATTATTTCTAACGGTATTCCTACAACAGGATGTACTCGCATCAATATTGCGGTAACTCCTGCGAATCCAAATTACGTTTACGTTCTGCGTGTAAATACTTCTTATGGTTTTGCAAGTATGCATCAGTCAACAGCAAGCGGTACTGTATTTACTCAGATGTCAACCACGCCGGATATTTTAGCTAATTCATGCGCAGGAACAAGTGGAAACGGACAGGGTTGGTACGATTTAGCATGCGCAGCATCTCCATTAAATGCTAATGAAGTTGTTGTTGGTGGTGTGAATCACTGGCGCAGTACAAACGGTGGTTCTACATGGACCAACATTGGATGCTGGAATAGTACGGCTGCTAATCCACCTTACATCCATGCGGATGTTCATGAATTAGAATATACTCCCGCAGGTGTTTTATATTCAACGAATGATGGAGGTGTTTATCGTTATACAGGGACAGCGTGGACAGATAAATCAAACCCTAGAAATATTGCGCAGCAATACAGAATTGGATTATCTGCTTTAACTGCTAACTATTTTATTACCGGACATCAGGATAACGGAACTAACTTGTTTAATGGTACAACCTATG is a window of Bacteroidota bacterium DNA encoding:
- the nusB gene encoding transcription antitermination factor NusB; the encoded protein is MLNRRFLRIKVMQMLYSYYQHENADMAAFEKELFKSLDKVYSLYLTILALFTDLHHTAYLVIDENKNKRLPSKEDLNPNLKFVNNTLLVALSESATLKKELERQKISWQTDFDLVRKLFTEIRNSEDYKSYMAGGENTVKEDRDFLVNLILNHLGEHDLLNHLFEDKNIHWADDTFLAFNSVIRTFETFEGKFVLMPLLKDGEDDTKFVSSLFRKTIQYNSSYEELIKNHTKNWEMDRIASMDMLLMKMAIAEILHIPSVPVKVSLNEYIDISKEYSTPNSKTFVNGVLDKIIAELKRDNKIEKAGRGLQE
- the mnmE gene encoding tRNA uridine-5-carboxymethylaminomethyl(34) synthesis GTPase MnmE → MILNDTITALATPHGSGAIAVIRLSGKKSFEIIDKVFFDKEFKSKKVAEQKGYTIHFGIIAESDIVIDEVLVSVFRNPHSYTGEDSVEISCHGSVYIQQQILQLLLKHGARMANPGEFTLRAFLNGKFDLSQAEAVADLIASNSGLSHQVAMQQMRGGFSNKIKILRDHLVNFASLVELELDFSEEDVEFADRADLKKLVHSIIGIIEKLVMSFEVGNVIKNGIPVAIVGKPNAGKSTLLNVLLEDDRAIVSDIPGTTRDTIEDEMIIDGVLFRFIDTAGIRTTTDVIEQIGVNKAFDAIKKSAIVIYLFDAHEISSGDLKLEIDLIKEHIGNSQLVIVANKIDVENLGDLKKEFASYDVIYISAKEHKNINELKQKLVGLFDARTVNTTETIVTNARHVDSLKRANSALKKVIAGLDSGIAGDLLAVEIRYALDELGSITGEVTNEDLLDSIFTRFCIGK
- a CDS encoding Glu/Leu/Phe/Val dehydrogenase — protein: MEVKDIKETNLVQNPVIAQMMLNNHEQIVFCNDNATGLKAIIAIHNTVLGPSLGGTRMWNYNNEMEALNDVLRLSRGMTYKSSVAGLNLGGGKAVIIGDAKKVKNEALLRRFGKFVDSLGGKYITAEDVAMSSRDMEIIHMETEFVSGLPENMGGSGDPSPVTAYGVYVSMKASAKETWGSDSLSGKKVLVQGIGHVGESLVSHLTKEGAKVYINDISEERVKDAVKKYKAEAVSADTMFDLDIDIYAPCALGATVNDDTLNRLKCKVICGAANNQLADEKKHGEAVGKKGILYAPDYVVNAGGIINVYYELEGYNRERAMAHAEKIYENTWNVIQTAKAEGIPTYMAANVLAEKRIEAIARINAVL
- the eno gene encoding phosphopyruvate hydratase translates to MSYIHSITARQILDSRGNPTVEVDVITENGVVGRAAVPSGASTGTHEAVELRDNDKTQYMGKSVNRAVNNVNTVINESLKGAYVLDQSDIDARLIELDGSENKANLGANAILGVSLAAAKAAAQETGMPLYRYVGGVNANLLPIPMMNILNGGAHADNGIDFQEFMIMPVGAESFSEGLRMGTEIFHHLKAVLKSQKLATNVGDEGGFAPDFKSNEDAIKAVMQAIEKAGYKPGEDIYIAMDAASSEFYDAKEKVYHFKKSTGDKLTSEQMVSYWAEWCKKYPIISIEDGFAEDDWAGWSKMTQAMGDKIQLVGDDLFVTNSQRLAKGINEGVANSILVKVNQIGTLTETIQAVTMAHMHSYTSVMSHRSGETEDTTIADLAVALGCGQIKTGSASRSDRIAKYNQLLRIEEQLGDSARYLGSAFRFAK
- a CDS encoding UbiA family prenyltransferase, translated to MKTVNKYLSLIKFSHTVFALPFAIIGFCLAIYSGKAEFSWGKLGLVLLCMVTARSAAMAFNRYIDRHFDSKNPRTAIREIPAGQIKASSALIFTINSSVLFMVSAYFINPLCFYLSPVALFVVLGYSYTKRFTPLCHLILGLGLGLAPIGAYLALTEQFDVLPILFSVLVFFWVGGFDIIFALQDEEFDRSQGLKSIPVLMGKAKALRLSEAMHVVSAVLVILAYNFGGFSWLYICGALVFIGLLIYQHLIVKPNDLSRVNLAFGTSNGIASVIFGVFVCLDIFLL
- a CDS encoding citrate (Si)-synthase, eukaryotic yields the protein MDRLKEKFREKATVLSADIKDIIKNHGDLKIGEITVAQVYQGMRGMLGMVTETSKLDPEEGIRFRGYSIPELRKQLPKAPGGTEPLPEGIFYLMLVGELPTQEDVSFITNEWMKRSHVPKHVFDVIEKLPVDTHPMTQFVVGIMAMQTESVFAKAYAKGINKKDYWDYVYEDSMNLIARLPRIAAYIYRRKYKGGVHIEPDPKLDWAANFAHMLGYEAFDMKRLMRLYLTIHVDHEGGNVSAHTTHLVGSALSDPYLAFAAGMNGLAGPLHGLANQEVLAWIMELKETLGGGLPTKEQIAEYIKKTLTEGKVVPGYGHAVLRKTDPRFSAQQDFYRTYIKHDDICEIVQMIYEVAPPILEATGKIKNPWPNVDAHSGALLVHYGMYEYDFYTVLFGVSRALGVLASLIWDRATGSPIERPGSTTTEAIKAKIKAAQEAKKA